ACCAAACGCCGCAGTCGAGGCAGAGCGTAGCTTCGTGTGCGCTCCTCGAACCAGCGAGCAAACCCACGAGGATTACTGCTCAACCATTTCGAGCTGATCGTTGCGTACTGCGGGTGGCGCTTGTCAGTGATTGCGACTGCGCGCTTGGCAAGCTCGCGAGACACCCCGAGTCCGACAATGCTTTCAATGACACTCTGTTCCTCGGCGACGCAGGGCAAGCTATCCAGGTGAAACGTGACTTCGTCGGAGTAGTGCAGCCGCCAGCACCGGTTCATCTCTTCGATCGGAGACAACATCTGATGGGCTTCCGCATATCCACGAATCTCCGCACCAAAGAGCGTTTTCAACTGTTGCTGAGTCATCGCTGTCTTTGGCATGGTAAGCGTTACCACGTTATCGAGGTCGTATTCTCCGTCCGCATTCAAGGGCCGCGTGACCGTGCCATAGCGAAACGAGCCTTGAGGCGTGATGTGCGGGTTGTAGATTGCGACCTTGGATTCAGGGCGGCACAGCCACTCCCCGAGAGAGCGGTGCCGATTCGCCGCACGCTGGTAGTAAGACTCGGGGATATCGAGTGAATCAACAATGCCGTCCAACAGCTTTACTATGAGTTCATGCGCCATTTAGTTGGCCTCCAAAGATATCGATAAAGCAGGTACAAAGCCCCCACGTGCATTCACCTGGTCGTAGAGCTGCCAAGGCATGTCGGCCTTCGGCATACGCACTCGGCCGACTTCAAGACACGCGGAGACAGGTGCCGCGGCAAAGATATGCAGAATGGCGGACTGCCCGTGCGCGGACTTGATCCGGTCGAAGACCCGCCGTAACACTGCCCTCAGAGAGGAGAGCTGATCCCGGCTCTTCATCAGGTCGTTGTGCGGCGTTTGTACCGTAATCACCCAGATACTGGCGTCCTCCCCGAGCACCGAAGTGATCCGGCCGAGATCAATAGTCGCGCTCAACGACAAGACCAGCGCAGCTTTTCGGCCCTTGATCTGCGGCTCATGGATAAAGTATTCGGGCGCCGCCCCTCCCGATGGCCAGGCCCAGGTCTGCGGTTCGCGATGCAATTGGTATACGTCGCAAGGAATGATGTCGCCCAGCAGCGTTCCCAGATGAATGAGCAAAGGCTGCGGTGCCAGCGAAAACACGGAGAGATGCGCAATGTCGCCGTCTGCAATCTGATCTCGAACACGCCGAGCAAATTGCCGCTCAAGATTCTCTCGTTCAGAGATCCAGAACTGCTCATCACGGTCTGTGCCGGCGCTGTTGTGGAGACTGAGGCTAATCGCACGATCAGTGGCCGGGTAGCGGTGCGGAAACATCGCCGTCGCGGCACCAGCGTAAGTCAACGGCGCAGTGTGTTCGCCAATGTTGGCTCCGTACAGGAGAACGTGGCTTTTCCGCGTCGTATCTATGCCCGTCACGAGCTCGATGCGGCTCTCGTGGTCTCGCTTCATCTCACGGAGCAGTGGCGCCGGATAGCGTCCGCCATCGACAGCTTTGTCGATCTTCTGATGGCACTCGTGGCAAACCAGCAGGAGATTGTCCACCGAGTTGATGTCTTCCGGCAAAACCCCGTCACGCCCTCGTGGTCCGCCTTCGCTAAAGGAATATATATGGGCTTTCTGCCCGATGTTCACGCGCTCAGTCGTGACCGAAGATTTCCATAGTGGCTTGTTGCACCCGGCAAACTCGCAGCGGCCAGCGGCCCGTCCCCAAAGCTCATTCTGGATGGCGGCGGGAATGTACCGCGTCACTTCCCAAGCACCCGGCAAAGCCCCATCCGCGACCGCAGACGTGCTGGCCCGTTCTCGCTTCCGGCTCTCTTGGGAGTTATTCAATCAGACTCCTGTCTATTGACGATGCAACTACATGACCTCAGAATGGTTCATATGTAAGACAGTAAAGGCCACTGTGCACCGTGTCAATAGTGCACCAGTGGATTACTTGTAAACCACAGGAGACGGCCTTGGCCAAAAAGCTTCTTGAAGACCTCGGACGCAGAGTGCAGCAAAAGCGAGGGAAGTTGGGAGTTCGAGCCGCCGCCCAACAGATCGGCATCAGTCATGCAACGCTTTCGCGCATCGAACGAGGACATCTCCCTGATCTAGAAAACTACCGCAAGATCTGTGTCTGGCTCGGCGAAGATCCAGAAACAATCGCTGTGGAGACCGTTGTCGCCGAATCTTCGCCCATTTCTGAAGTACACTTCCGCAAGAAGCCGACTGTGACCCCAGTTACCGCTGAAGCGCTGGCGCAGATGATTCTAGCTGCGCAAAATTTCATCCTGACGCGGCAAGGCGGGTTCTAAAGTGAACGAATTGCGTCGCGGCTTTAAGAGCTGGTGCGAGAAGGCCTCTGCCGGATATCGGCGAGACCTTGGATTGGTGCGGCATGCTGCTCTTAATCCGCGCGCACTCGCCGCATACCTCGCAATCGAAGTTTTCTATCCAGAGGAAATTCCGGGTCTGGACGCCGGCGCTCTGCACCATCTCATCCGTGTCGATCCCGATAGCTGGTCGGCGGTAACGTTGGTCGTAGGCACAACAACGATCATCATCTTGAATTCGGCGCACCCTCTGACTAGGCAGAACAGCAGCTTGGCCCACGAATTGGCACATATTATCTTGCGTCACAGCCCCACGCAGGCTTTCTTCGGACCGGGGGGTGCATTGATGATGAAGGA
This genomic window from Terriglobus albidus contains:
- a CDS encoding nucleotidyltransferase domain-containing protein; amino-acid sequence: MAHELIVKLLDGIVDSLDIPESYYQRAANRHRSLGEWLCRPESKVAIYNPHITPQGSFRYGTVTRPLNADGEYDLDNVVTLTMPKTAMTQQQLKTLFGAEIRGYAEAHQMLSPIEEMNRCWRLHYSDEVTFHLDSLPCVAEEQSVIESIVGLGVSRELAKRAVAITDKRHPQYATISSKWLSSNPRGFARWFEERTRSYALPRLRRLVESRLYSSVEDVPAYEWKTPLQRSIQLLKRHRDVMFRQNPELAPISMILTNLATHAYNGEADIFTAVTGIVDRMPTFIRSGRPRVPNPADPAEDYADKWAKDARLEQNFWTWHTQVKADLAVLPDLLRGDRLAGRVRQMFQLDLTQEQLRQFQPVSPVVRSAAYSAPAIAISNPPRPWGAE
- a CDS encoding SAVED domain-containing protein translates to MNIGQKAHIYSFSEGGPRGRDGVLPEDINSVDNLLLVCHECHQKIDKAVDGGRYPAPLLREMKRDHESRIELVTGIDTTRKSHVLLYGANIGEHTAPLTYAGAATAMFPHRYPATDRAISLSLHNSAGTDRDEQFWISERENLERQFARRVRDQIADGDIAHLSVFSLAPQPLLIHLGTLLGDIIPCDVYQLHREPQTWAWPSGGAAPEYFIHEPQIKGRKAALVLSLSATIDLGRITSVLGEDASIWVITVQTPHNDLMKSRDQLSSLRAVLRRVFDRIKSAHGQSAILHIFAAAPVSACLEVGRVRMPKADMPWQLYDQVNARGGFVPALSISLEAN
- a CDS encoding helix-turn-helix domain-containing protein; this translates as MAKKLLEDLGRRVQQKRGKLGVRAAAQQIGISHATLSRIERGHLPDLENYRKICVWLGEDPETIAVETVVAESSPISEVHFRKKPTVTPVTAEALAQMILAAQNFILTRQGGF
- a CDS encoding ImmA/IrrE family metallo-endopeptidase gives rise to the protein MNELRRGFKSWCEKASAGYRRDLGLVRHAALNPRALAAYLAIEVFYPEEIPGLDAGALHHLIRVDPDSWSAVTLVVGTTTIIILNSAHPLTRQNSSLAHELAHIILRHSPTQAFFGPGGALMMKEFNASQEAEADCLAGILLIPRDALLVMLNQMDEPSLASYFGVSLDLFKMRKNLTGVERQLGNRFAQCRSSARVTS